A window of the Alnus glutinosa chromosome 4, dhAlnGlut1.1, whole genome shotgun sequence genome harbors these coding sequences:
- the LOC133866044 gene encoding uncharacterized protein LOC133866044 translates to MDDGKCPVCLVEEETTCHVLWNCPAARDVWRGDSSLFQKCAWEGCKFMHLFEYCSHRFNRDVLELMAVIAMKIWLRRNSLIFEGFFANPNSVYKEGVKALEEFKQYNKKEEPPIQAEVLAPAIEAQKWQPPPPGVIKVNWDAALNLSAGWVGLGVVARDYMGKCLGARSLTRLDYQKAEKISKQRLPSQERASSQERAPENRLKNTGNLSEGR, encoded by the exons atggaTGATGGTAAATGCCCTGTGTGTTTGGTAGAAGAAGAAACAACTTGCCATGTCTTATGGAATTGTCCAGCAGCAAGAGATGTATGGAGAGGAGATTCTTCACTCTTCCAAAAATGTGCTTGGGAAGGCTGCAAATTTatgcacttgtttgaatactGTAGTCACCGATTCAATAGAGATGTTTTAGAACTTATGGCTGTGATTGCAATGAAGATTTGGCTCAGAAggaattctttgatttttgaagGTTTTTTTGCTAATCCTAATTCCGTATATAAAGAAGGGGTCAAGGCATTAGAGGAATTCAAACAGTACAATAAGAAGGAGGAGCCTCCCATCCAAGCTGAGGTACTAGCACCAGCTATAGAAGCTCAAAAATGGCAACCTCCACCACCGGGAGTCATCAAAGTTAATTGGGACGCTGCTCTAAATTTGTCAGCCGGCTGGGTAGGGTTGGGAGTGGTGGCCCGGGACTATATGGGGAAGTGTTTGGGTGCTCGAAGTCTTACACG ATTGGACTACCAAAAGGCTGAAAAGATCTCCAAACAGCGGCTACCATCACAAGAAAGAGCGTCGTCACAGGAAAGAGCACCGGAAAATCGCCTGAAGAACACTGGAAATTTGTCGGAAGGTCGTTAG